The Trichoderma atroviride chromosome 5, complete sequence genome contains a region encoding:
- a CDS encoding uncharacterized protein (EggNog:ENOG41): MARRVVAPGHSCFECRRRKIKCDRSLPCSYCARIKLKCSYPSWRSNKDTPGESDLAAKVQALESTLQSLEQKITRIGDLSHVNTELPNRQHQVEREPQSPIEAAHDLPNSGQSSTPINSQLNSTQHDTVTRSTSSHLLQSLPFNSSSGASQSLETTHPPPSHIAFIWQTYLDAVDPLVKIFHAPSIQRHVMSISQGRKMPDAATECLMFAIYYSTVFSMSIAECREEFGEEKVRLLQRYREGVERTLVRANFLSSKDITVLQAFVLYLICGRLDEDGPDVPTLIGLAIGNAMKLSLHIDIPGLSTFEVEMRRRLWWQICTLDVRVAEVSSSEPFIIQPSLHTELPLNINDISLDPHIGELSPQPGRSEMLLSLVRIEISNFARRIVFSDQFCRINNFGMMNEAQKCQAIDEFKERIEKQYLSHCHEAIPLDCLIIMSSRLILAKLKLAVYKTRPNQHPEMPVRANYKKACEKFLEQACELREYIRGHRWLWLFQYIEWDALAYLLLDLCITLSSPGLSSNEFITTPWKVVDGIYKYWKQQPDVHRDRGWVKIEKLYSRALSVKKSVQNATQAFQATPSYCSQEAHDQPEELSNDTEMQQQCESSLDSASAEEAQSSASATELPGAGTACEWNASLIETYWEVAGHGNEGF, from the exons ATGGCTCGAAGAGTGGTTGCTCCAGGACACTCATGCTTTGAATGCCGTCGTCGCAAGATCAAATGTGATAGATCGTTGCCTTGCTCCTACTGTGCACGAATCAAGCTCAAATGCTCATACCCTTCATGGCGATCAAATAAAGACACCCCTGGGGAGAGCGACCTGGCAGCCAAAGTACAGGCTCTGGAGAGCACTTTGCAGTCACTGGAACAAAAAATAACGCGTATCGGAGACTTATCACATGTAAACACAGAGTTACCCAACAGGCAGCATCAGGTTGAGCGAGAGCCTCAGTCTCCTATC GAGGCTGCACATGACTTGCCAAATTCAGGCCAGTCTTCCACACCAATCAACTCTCAGCTAAACTCAACTCAACATGACACCGTTACGCGATCTACAAGTTCTCATCTCTTGCAATCTTTGCCATTTAACAGCTCAAGTGGCGCATCACAATCTCTCGAAACGACTCACCCTCCTCCTTCACACATAGCGTTCATCTGGCAGACATATCTCGATGCAGTCGATCCGCTTGTTAAGATTTTTCATGCGCCTTCTATCCAAAGACATGTCATGAGCATAAGTCAAGGCCGAAAGATGCCCGACGCAGCTACGGAATGTTTGATGTTTGCTATATACTATTCTACCGTGTTTTCTATGTCAATTGCAGAATGTCGTGAGGAatttggagaagaaaaagttcGTTTGTTGCAAAG ATACCGGGAGGGAGTCGAGCGAACTCTTGTTCGAGCAAACTTCTTGAGCTCAAAAGATATCACAGTATTACAAGCGTTTGTCTTATATCTG ATCTGTGGACGCctcgatgaagatggcccCGACGTCCCTACTCTTATCGGACTCGCAATCGGCAACGCTATGAAGCTGAGCCTCCACATCGATATCCCCGGACTGTCTACATTTGAGGTTGAAATGAGGCGTCGGCTTTGGTGGCAGATATGTACCTTGGATGTTCGTGTTGCCGAAGTTTCTAGCAGCGAACCATTCATTATCCAACCAAGTCTTCATACAGAGTTGCCACTCAATATCAACGATATAAGCCTGGACCCTCACATAGGTGAGCTAAGCCCGCAACCAGGACGAAGCGAGATGCTGCTCAGCTTGGTGCGGATCGAAATAAGCAATTTTGCGCGACGAATAGTATTCTCGGATCAATTTTGCCGAATTAACAACTTTGGCATGATGAATGAAGCACAAAAGTGTCAAGCGATAGATGAGTTCAAGGAGCGCATTGAAAAACAGTATCTGTCGCACTGCCATGAAGCGATTCCGCTAGATTGCCTCATAATCATGAGCAGCAGGCTCATTCTTgcaaagctgaagctggctgtTTATAAGACGCGCCCAAATCAACATCCCGAGATGCCTGTGAGAGCTAACTATAAGAAAGCCTGTGAGAAGTTTTTGGAGCAGGCATGCGAACTACGAGAATACATTAGGGGGCACCggtggttgtggttgttcCAATATATTGAATGGGATGCGCTTGCATATCTTCTGTTAGACCTTTGCATTACTCTATCATCGCCAGGTCTATCGTCAAATGAGTTCATTACAACACCGTGGAAAGTGGTTGATGGAATTTATAAATACTGGAAACAACAACCTGACGTCCATCGAGACCGTGGTTGGGTGAAGATTGAGAAACTCTACTCAAGGGCTCTATCTGTGAAGAAAAGCGTTCAAAATGCAACGCAGGCATTCCAGGCAACTCCATCTTATTGTTCTCAGGAGGCACATGATCAGCCTGAGGAGCTCTCTAATGACACCGAGATGCAACAGCAGTGCGAATCAAGTCTGGATTCTGCTTCggctgaagaagcccaaaGCTCTGCAAGCGCCACTGAGCTGCCTGGAGCGGGGACTGCTTGTGAGTGGAACGCTTCTTTGATAGAGACATATTGGGAGGTCGCTGGGCATGGAAATGAGGGATTCTAG
- a CDS encoding uncharacterized protein (EggNog:ENOG41~SECRETED:SignalP(1-16)) — protein sequence MSRLLTTALLLGQTFAYDTVLGFNSRPTVETRTIDEIYSAALKEGGTVTVWHGGDEKDQQDSLKSAFEKRFPGMTLNITVDLSKYLDSELDQQLYHNNVFVDSIVLQTLQDFPRWQQEGALLNYAPVGFDKVYPAFKDSISASWYGYSVFFWSLSWNTAKLPHVSNISSYSDFLKPEFKNQIVITYPNDDDAVLFAFYQIMQQLGTKWFDDLLKQNPRWVRGTATPFTILSGANYSQSATFTSFSGFNPGNNIKISFPTDANFVSWPQTAAILKDAPHPESAKLFHNFLLSSEFQKTLPLSARQDINSSSSPYHDIMHTPHTNPTAFARFMSDRVTVERVRFFFENRLGTAQGLSPLIDDI from the exons CAATTGATGAAATCTATAGTGCTGCTCTCAAAGAGGGTGGAACTGTTACAGTGTGGCATGGAGGCGATGAAAAAGATCAGCAAGACTCTTTGAAAAGCGCCTTCGAGAAGCGCTTTCCCGGGATGACTCTAAATATCACCGTGGACCTCTCTAAATATCTCGACAGCGAACTTGACCAACAGCTATATCATAACAATGTCTTTGTCGATAGCATCGTTCTTCAAACACTACAGGACTTCCCGCGTTGGCAACAGGAAGGTGCTTTGCTCAATTACGCTCCCGTCGGATTTGACAAAGTGTATCCAGCATTCAAGGACTCGATATCGGCTTCGTGGTATGGATATAGCGTCTTTTTCTGGAGTCTCTCCTGGAACACTGCCAAGCTGCCACACGTCAGCAACATATCCTCTTACAGCGACTTCTTGAAACCAGAGTTCAAAAACCAGATTGTCATTACATACCCCAATGACGATGACGctgttctttttgctttctaTCAAAT TATGCAACAGCTTGGGACCAAATGGTTTGACGATCTTCTGAAGCAAAACCCTCGATGGGTTCGTGGGACTGCTACTCCTTTTACTATCTTGAGCGGAGCCAACTACTCTCAATCGGCCACATTTACAAGCTTCAGTGGATTCAACCCAGGAAATAACATCAAAATTTCTTTCCCGACCGACGCAAACTTTGTCAGTTGGCCCCAGACTGCCGCAATTCTAAAAGATGCGCCGCATCCCGAAAGCGCCAAGCTCTTCCACAACTTTCTTCTCAGCTCTGAATTTCAGAAAACGCTCCCTTTGAGTGCTCGGCAAGATATCAACTCCTCTAGCTCACCATACCATGATATCATGCACACACCCCACACAAACCCGACAGCGTTTGCTAGATTTATGAGTGATCGCGTGACGGTTGAGAGGGTGAGATTTTTCTTCGAGAATCGCCTAGGTACAGCGCAAGGATTGAGCCCCTTGATCGATGATATTTAG
- a CDS encoding uncharacterized protein (EggNog:ENOG41) has protein sequence MSLVAMDVESDAFEVESPSTITRTTSWASMPAEVRQLILGFVCLPKPGERCNSLGFPKVARFASVCLEWQAFFEARLFRRLVLNPDSVDAFDAIVRRDDVRLGYIQKLWLRVNLSNYECPNCDRSEDLVVQRGNNMIFSTCIQTLLGTLQLWNPARHGAQGVELMLSASSPSDTKHRFNRCDMKDNYPFHYAEDLDLAGGIVDFHRMNKGGLDWPSSSQQISAVE, from the exons ATGTCTCTCGTCGCTATGGATGTAGAATCCGACGCCTTCGAGGTCGAGTCGCCATCTACAATCACGAGGACCACCTCGTGGGCTTCGATGCCGGCTGAAGTACGCCAATTAATACTTGGCTTTGTGTGCTTGCCTAAGCCAGGGGAGCGATGCAACAGCCTGGGCTTCCCAAAAGTGGCCCGATTCGCTTCGGTGTGCTTGGAATGGCAAGCCTTCTTTGAGGCCCGTCTATTCCGGCGCCTTGTTCTTAATCCCGACTCTGTCGACGCTTTTGACGCAATCGTCAGACGAGATGACGTTCGTTTGGGGTATATCCAGAAGCTCTGGCTTCGAGTCAATCTCTCAAACTACGAGTGCCCCAATTGCGATAGATCAGAGGACTTGGTAGTACAGCGTGG CAACAACATGATATTCTCAACATGTATTCAGACCCTACTCGGAACCCTCCAACTCTGGAATCCGGCGAGGCATGGGGCTCAAGGAGTGGAACTGATGTTGTCTGCTTCCTCGCCCAGCGATACAAAGCATCGGTTTAATCGATGCGACATGAAGGATAATTATCCATTTCACTACGCCGAAGACCTAGACCTTGCGGGTGGTATTGTGGACTTCCACCGGATGAATAAGGGGGGGCTCGattggccttcttcatctcaacAGATTTCTGCCGTCGAGTAA
- a CDS encoding uncharacterized protein (EggNog:ENOG41), with translation MAYRNVALVGASGSVGKIILEELVADGSFNITVISRKDSSATFPSRVTVYKSDFSDRDLEAAFKGQDAVISALGKDGLDEQKKLIDAAISAGVRRFLPSEFSASSQNASVLQLLPLFGQKTELIEYLKAKQSADFSWTGIATSLLFDWGLANGFLEYDIATKTATIWDDGNKTFTLTNEKELGAATAAVLKKPEETANKYLFISSVETTQNEILAALEETTGTKWTVNKTTTKEQVDAALEKLGAGDFLGSLALVRATVYGDIPGLKSNYAKDEVLANNLLGLKPASVAETVQHVTA, from the exons ATGGCCTACAGGAACGTAGCTCTCGTTGGT GCTAGTGGAAGTGTTGGCAAGATTATCCTCGAGGAATTGGTCGCCGACGGAAGTTTCAACATTACCGTCATTTCTCGCAAAGATAGTTCTGCCACTTTCCCTTCTCGTGTCACTGTGTACAAGTCAGACTTTTCTGACAGAGATCTTGAGGCGGCTTTCAAAGGCCAAGACGCCGTCATCTCAGCCCTTGGTAAAGACGGCCTCgacgagcagaagaagctcatcgacgccgccatcagTGCTGGGGTTAGGCGCTTCTTACCTTCTGAGTTTTCCGCCAGTAGCCAGAATGCTAGtgttctccagctgctgcctctctttGGCCAGAAAACAGAATTAATTGAGTACCTAAAGGCTAAACAATCAGCCGACTTTTCCTGGACAGGTATCGCTACGTCCCTCTTATTCGACTGG GGTCTTGCAAATGGCTTTCTTGAGTACGATATTGCCACTAAAACCGCCACCATCTGGGACGACGGCAACAAAACGTTTACCCTCACTAATGAAAAGGAACTTGGCGCAGCTACTGCGGCTGTGTTGAAGAAGCCTGAGGAAACCGCCAACAAGTATCTTTTTATCTCCTCTGTTGAGACTACTCAGAACGAGATCCTCGCTGCGCTGGAGGAGACCACCGGCACCAAATGGACAGTCAATAAAACCACTACCAAAGAGCAGGTCGATGCTGCCCTCGAAAAGTTAGGCGCCGGTGATTTCCTTGGCTCTCTTGCGTTGGTTCGAGCAACAGTCTATGGTGACATACCTGGCCTCAAGTCCAACTATGCCAAGGACGAAGTTCTAGCCAACAATCTTCTGGGGTTAAAGCCTGCCAGTGTCGCTGAGACTGTTCAGCATGTTACGGCCTAG
- a CDS encoding uncharacterized protein (EggNog:ENOG41): MIKGLVMRRQFPRDINVRTLSWLIGRSFVALEWFRFERTISLEPHVQLYFDRGVRQHLLPSLPKTLRQLSFTQWEIPANERRYGDRNLGTEISPHALAYLPQEMAKLSQRLEALCPPWQMDTASFLRSIVELNVSPMMVESSLKRLSLRCALSTPERSRQEFETLIILAAKAALSLPQLKIIELWGICRAKEESCAYVFRYCYEDGRPRIVWRSSGAAMGARKRIIAEWSEVAQKQSHSALAYDVIPFEESSMKIFKSRGTCIYRHLLLKDLMFDPITQKILENEPYGWTLDEESDASQQGAPLDFLQNHQW, translated from the exons ATGATCAAAGGTCTGGTTATGCGCAGACAGTTTCCCAGGGACATTAACGTCAGGACGCTGTCCTGGTTAATTGGCCGAAGCTTTGTGGCCTTGGAGTGGTTCCGCTTCGAACGAACTATTTCGCTGGAGCCTCATGTGCAACTTTACTTTGATCGAG GCGTCCGACAGCACTTACTGCCCTCTTTGCCAAAAACACTACGCCAGCTCTCTTTCACACAATGGGAAATCCCCGCAAATGAGCGCAGATACGGAGACAGAAACCTCGGAACCGAGATCTCTCCACATGCTCTAGCCTATTTACCTCAAGAGATGGCGAAGCTTTCTCAGAGATTGGAAGCATTATGCCCACCATGGCAGATGGACACAGCTTCCTTTCTTCGATCTATTGTTGAACTAAATGTCTCGCCCATGATGGTTGAAAGCTCCCTAAAACGCCTTAGTCTGCGCTGTGCCCTATCGACACCAGAAAGAAGCAGACAAGAGTTTGAAACGCTGATAATCCTCGCGGCCAAAGCGGCTTTGTCACTTCCTCAACTGAAAATCATCGAGCTTTGGGGTATCTGCCGTGCCAAAGAGGAAAGCTGCGCATACGTCTTCCGATACTGTTATGAAGATGGTCGACCCAGGATTGTCTGGAGAAGCTCTGGAGCGGCCATGGGAGCTCGAAAACGGATCATCGCTGAGTGGAGTGAAGTGGCTCAGAAACAATCGCATTCAGCTCTCGCATACGACGTCATCCCCTTCGAAGAGAGCAGCATGAAAATTTTCAAGTCTCGCGGGACTTGCATATATCGACATCTGCTGCTCAAAGATTTAATGTTTGACCCGATCACGCAGAAAATCCTGGAGAACGAGCCTTACGGCTGGACGTTGGATGAGGAGAGTGATGCATCGCAGCAAGGTGCTCCTCTCGATTTTCTCCAGAATCATCAATGGTAG
- a CDS encoding uncharacterized protein (EggNog:ENOG41~TransMembrane:1 (i78-101o)): MKPSIAPQSLRSINRYRLAKCLPAISRKTSLPGKLTAHSALTRHFSHSTRLQRIPGSEKVDSAPNSTSREPLWRRGSIFWSLIVLVYAISEFGQGYYIGYWKERGWQAQNNYSQMPWSNEAVGEASEEDSGTVSVDKDGYKPLTRPLEIRVLVLHPGEKGSPIKCSIQHGGLRSKRPGFEALSYVWGNPAVTNDITCDNRKRAVGKNLYDALERLRLPDKDRVLWVDALCINQSDNKEKTQQVRIMGEIYTRAQRVLIWLGNGDDVQAGIGKLASRPANEKHADWSPLKPVFTNPLFIQAQSLLIWLGFEGAVNMGVAKLENPQSSTKFDWSSLIPVIQSPWFTRVWCIQELILASRPMIVTRDSMISWNEFAKAALALKRQFNAYRMETQHQSNESIENFYLLHDMRERHKMRRKKRHSLLELMFLTRGFQATDPRDKLFALIGLAGDVLSSDWEVMPNYDLSVAEVYHRFALWNVTRKRQFEIFSFGRNQDLPLSPLLESLPSWVPDLTRPDFTAPLPKLEYLSANYIDLRYEVLKEFELRKKYFREGIKVYHADLKYPWWALGQKSDFRPARIAFSNGTAVIHVVGTKIGSLRALGTPFTQDTAINVSKLVPKTVEDADIGDLRFSANVLNTYQWLNGTWALVGENTLGDKYARLARNTIDGVWRTVTCCMTAKGENAQSTIYSRAAQSLYENFLNKAQRIEAQPGRNGTTPAKDVSANADTKKTGFSTLSFTEDELQKLLLIHMSVIKWHQGRRFAITDSGDFAAVPKAAQKGDVVCIFNGGRVPYVLRPSKNGHYTLVGECYVDGMMRGEVRDRFPRREHETSFAIE; encoded by the coding sequence ATGAAACCGTCGATAGCCCCACAGAGCTTAAGGTCCATCAACCGATATAGGTTGGCAAAATGTTTACCAGCTATCTCGCGCAAGACCTCCCTCCCAGGAAAACTTACAGCACATAGCGCTCTTACGAGGCATTTTAGCCACTCAACTCGCCTTCAACGCATACCAGGCAGCGAAAAAGTTGACTCGGCACCTAATTCCACTTCACGGGAGCCattatggagaagaggatcAATCTTCTGGAGCCTTATCGTGCTCGTTTATGCGATATCCGAATTTGGGCAGGGCTATTATATCGGATATTggaaagagagaggctggCAAGCGCAAAATAATTACTCTCAGATGCCTTGGAGTAATGAGGCAGTTGGAGAAGCTTCAGAGGAAGACAGTGGCACTGTATCTGTTGATAAAGATGGATACAAGCCACTGACCCGGCCCTTGGAGATTCGGGTCTTAGTACTGCATCCTGGTGAGAAAGGTTCTCCGATCAAATGTAGCATACAGCACGGTGGCCTCAGAAGCAAGAGGCCCGGTTTCGAAGCCCTTTCCTACGTGTGGGGAAACCCAGCTGTCACAAATGACATTACCTGCGACAACAGAAAAAGGGCTGTGGGCAAAAATCTTTACGATGCACTTGAGCGGCTCCGACTTCCTGACAAAGATAGGGTGCTATGGGTTGATGCACTTTGTATCAACCAGAGCGACAACAAAGAGAAGACGCAGCAAGTTCGTATCATGGGCGAGATCTATACAAGAGCACAAAGGGTACTCATTTGGCTGGGAAATGGTGACGATGTTCAAGCTGGGATAGGGAAACTGGCGTCAAGACCGGCCAACGAGAAACATGCCGATTGGTCACCACTCAAGCCTGTTTTTACAAATCCGCTGTTCATTCAGGCCCAATCTTTGCTCATCTGGCTAGGATTTGAAGGGGCAGTAAATATGGGAGTCGCAAAGCTTGAAAACCCGCAATCGTCTACTAAATTTGACTGGTCTTCGCTCATACCAGTCATCCAAAGCCCATGGTTCACTAGAGTCTGGTGCATTCAAGAGCTCATCTTGGCATCACGCCCCATGATCGTCACGCGCGACTCTATGATATCCTGGAATGAGTTTGCCAAAGCGGCTTTGGCGCTTAAAAGGCAGTTCAACGCTTATCGGATGGAGACACAGCATCAGAGCAATGAGTCAATCGAGAACTTCTACCTTCTACACGACATGCGTGAAAGGCACAAGAtgaggagaaagaaaaggcataGTCTTTTAGAGCTGATGTTCTTGACTCGAGGCTTCCAAGCTACTGACCCTCGAGATAAGCTCTTCGCGCTTATTGGTCTAGCTGGAGACGTGCTATCGTCCGATTGGGAGGTAATGCCAAACTACGATTTATCAGTAGCAGAGGTTTACCATCGCTTTGCTCTCTGGAACGTCACTCGCAAACGGCAATTTGaaatcttctcctttggcCGTAACCAAGACCTTCCTTTGTCTCCGCTGCTAGAGTCTTTGCCGTCTTGGGTACCTGACCTGACGAGGCCAGATTTTACCGCACCGTTGCCTAAATTAGAATATCTGTCCGCCAATTACATAGACCTGCGGTACGAGGTGCTAAAAGAATTCGAGCTACGCAAGAAATATTTTCGCGAAGGTATCAAGGTTTACCATGCGGATCTCAAATATCCTTGGTGGGCACTCGGTCAAAAGTCCGATTTCCGGCCTGCACGAATTGCATTTTCCAATGGTACGGCCGTGATACACGTTGTGGGAACTAAAATCGGATCTCTTAGGGCGTTGGGGACGCCTTTTACTCAAGACACTGCAATAAATGTATCAAAACTTGTACCAAAAACGGTTGAAGACGCTGACATTGGAGACTTGAGATTTTCTGCTAATGTATTGAACACATATCAGTGGCTCAATGGGACATGGGCATTGGTTGGAGAGAACACTTTAGGAGACAAATATGCTCGACTTGCTAGAAACACAATTGATGGAGTCTGGAGAACGGTGACTTGCTGTATGACAGCAAAGGGGGAAAACGCTCAATCTACCATCTATTCTCGTGCTGCGCAGTCCTTGTATGAAAATTTCCTCAACAAAGCGCAGCGAATTGAAGCTCAACCCGGGAGAAATGGCACCACGCCTGCAAAAGACGTCTCAGCCAACGCCGATACGAAGAAAACTGGCTTTAGCACCCTATCTTTCACGGAAGACGAGCTCCAAAAACTACTGCTTATACACATGAGCGTGATAAAGTGGCACCAAGGACGCCGATTTGCAATTACAGACTCTGGCGattttgctgctgtgccCAAAGCAGCGCAGAAGGGGGACGTTGTCTGCATCTTCAATGGAGGGAGAGTGCCTTATGTTCTTAGGCCGAGCAAAAATGGCCACTATACTCTTGTTGGAGAGTGCTACGTCGATGGGATGATGAGGGGAGAGGTTAGAGACCGATTTCCAAGGAGGGAACACGAGACTAGTTTTGCTATCGAGTAG